From Saccharothrix espanaensis DSM 44229, the proteins below share one genomic window:
- a CDS encoding ABC transporter ATP-binding protein: MIEATGLTKRYGTTVAVDNLSFAVEAGRVTGFLGPNGAGKSTTMRMILGLDRPTSGQVLIDGKSYLGLHHPLRTVGALLDAKWVHPNRSARAHLQWLAKSNGIPDRRVDEVLDLVGLTQVAKRRAGGFSLGMSQRLGIAGTLLGDPRVLLFDEPVNGLDPEGILWIRQFMHRLAEEGRTVFVSSHLLSEMAQTAQDLIVIGRGRLIAQTSTAQFIKDATEDTVKVRSPQLDRLRPLLAQRGRVVDSATDQALVVHGVEAAVIGELAGEHGITLHELSPQLGSLEEAFMQLTRESVEYHAHE, translated from the coding sequence GACTGACCAAGCGCTACGGCACCACCGTGGCCGTGGACAACCTCTCGTTCGCGGTCGAGGCGGGTCGGGTCACCGGCTTCCTCGGCCCGAACGGCGCGGGCAAGTCGACCACCATGCGGATGATCCTCGGGCTGGACCGCCCGACCTCCGGCCAGGTCCTGATCGACGGCAAGAGCTACCTGGGCCTGCACCACCCGCTGCGCACCGTCGGCGCGCTGCTGGACGCCAAGTGGGTGCACCCCAACCGCTCGGCGCGGGCCCACCTGCAGTGGCTGGCGAAGTCGAACGGCATCCCGGACCGGCGGGTGGACGAGGTCCTCGACCTGGTCGGCCTGACCCAGGTGGCCAAGCGCCGCGCCGGCGGCTTCTCGCTGGGCATGTCGCAGCGGCTGGGCATCGCGGGCACCCTGCTCGGCGACCCCCGGGTGCTGCTGTTCGACGAGCCGGTCAACGGCCTGGACCCGGAGGGCATCCTCTGGATCCGCCAGTTCATGCACCGGCTGGCCGAGGAGGGCCGGACGGTGTTCGTCTCCAGCCACCTGCTCTCCGAGATGGCGCAGACCGCGCAGGACCTGATCGTCATCGGCCGGGGCCGGCTGATCGCGCAGACCAGCACCGCCCAGTTCATCAAGGACGCCACCGAGGACACGGTGAAGGTCCGCTCGCCGCAGCTGGACCGGCTGCGCCCGCTGCTGGCCCAACGCGGCCGCGTGGTGGACAGCGCGACCGACCAGGCGCTGGTCGTGCACGGCGTGGAGGCGGCGGTGATCGGCGAGCTGGCCGGCGAGCACGGCATCACCCTGCACGAGCTCAGCCCGCAGCTCGGGTCGCTGGAGGAAGCGTTCATGCAGCTCACCCGCGAGTCCGTCGAGTACCACGCGCACGAGTGA
- a CDS encoding S8 family serine peptidase has translation MIALVGAILLFLPGAAWGTAAGPSRWRAQSIEEQQWHLAAMGAHRAHEQSRGDGVVVAVVDSGVDDTTPDLAGALLPGTGFGSAAGTDGTADEDGHGTAMATLIAGRAIDGGALGVAPAARILPVSVGSDGGRFTTASVASGITWAVDNGADVINLSLTSEATLTPDLLRAVNYAFDHDVVVVAGTGNAGQRHVGAPANIRGVIAVAGTEQGNAVWASSNTGPETVLAAPAAGIVTAVPVAVSSTGYASVDGTSAATALVSGAAALVRSRYPDLDAGNVVNRLVTTALDLGEPGRDDPTGFGLVDLVAALSAQVAPVDRNPLAPPPRTTPAPPPAGSTDAAEPSDVPRPDAAGGPGPTRGVRVLVLLGGSLLVVLAVVVVAVLLSRRPRAARPEVSALPPPSDEFWRHAP, from the coding sequence GTGATCGCTCTCGTCGGCGCGATCCTGCTATTCCTGCCGGGGGCGGCCTGGGGAACCGCGGCGGGGCCTTCCCGGTGGCGGGCGCAGAGCATCGAGGAACAGCAGTGGCACTTGGCCGCGATGGGCGCGCACCGGGCCCACGAGCAGTCGCGCGGCGACGGCGTGGTGGTCGCCGTGGTCGACTCCGGCGTTGACGACACGACCCCTGACCTGGCCGGGGCGCTGCTGCCGGGCACCGGGTTCGGCAGCGCGGCGGGCACCGACGGCACCGCGGACGAGGACGGCCACGGCACCGCGATGGCCACCCTGATCGCCGGTCGCGCGATCGACGGCGGAGCGTTGGGAGTGGCGCCGGCCGCGCGCATTCTGCCGGTTTCGGTCGGGTCCGACGGCGGTCGGTTCACCACTGCCTCGGTCGCCTCGGGGATTACCTGGGCGGTGGACAACGGAGCCGATGTGATCAACCTGTCGCTCACTTCGGAAGCCACCCTCACGCCGGATTTGTTGCGTGCCGTCAACTACGCGTTCGATCACGACGTCGTGGTGGTCGCGGGCACCGGGAATGCCGGGCAGCGGCACGTCGGCGCGCCCGCGAACATCCGCGGCGTGATCGCGGTGGCCGGCACCGAGCAGGGGAATGCGGTCTGGGCGTCGTCCAACACCGGTCCGGAGACGGTGCTGGCCGCACCGGCCGCGGGCATCGTCACGGCGGTGCCGGTCGCGGTCTCCTCGACCGGGTACGCGTCGGTCGACGGGACCTCGGCGGCCACCGCCCTGGTCTCCGGCGCGGCGGCCCTGGTCCGCTCCCGGTACCCCGACCTGGACGCCGGGAACGTGGTGAACCGGCTCGTCACGACCGCCCTCGACCTGGGCGAACCCGGCCGCGACGACCCGACCGGGTTCGGCCTGGTCGACCTGGTCGCGGCGCTGTCCGCGCAGGTCGCGCCGGTGGACCGCAACCCGCTGGCCCCGCCGCCGCGCACCACCCCGGCACCGCCCCCGGCGGGCTCGACCGACGCGGCCGAGCCGTCCGACGTGCCGCGGCCGGACGCGGCCGGCGGACCGGGGCCCACCCGCGGCGTGCGGGTGCTGGTCCTGCTCGGCGGGTCGCTGCTGGTCGTGCTCGCCGTCGTGGTGGTCGCGGTGCTGCTGTCCCGGCGACCGCGCGCGGCCCGCCCGGAGGTCTCCGCGCTGCCGCCGCCGTCCGACGAGTTCTGGCGGCACGCGCCCTGA